One Natrinema halophilum genomic window carries:
- the purH gene encoding bifunctional phosphoribosylaminoimidazolecarboxamide formyltransferase/IMP cyclohydrolase, translated as MTRIAGMAGNRGRNLLNIADREPGGAEFAVILTNDEDAPVLDAAAERGIPTEVVPLADGMSRRDHEAAVLEALSDDEFDLVCLDGYMRILSDTFLDEVPTTLNVHPSLLPSFPGMDAWGDALEAGVSLTGCTVHVVTDATDEEGEVVEAAVDAGPIVTQEPVPVYEGDDEDVLKERVLYEGEFRAYPRAVKWFAEGAVDVDTEAGDVSVDGDAPSAPDAEGLPARRLTASDRADTLRYGENPHQDAAIYADYTCDEASVVHADQLNEGAKALSYNNYNDADGALNLIKEFDEPAAAVIKHTNPAGCATADSLAEAYEKALSTDPMSAFGGIVALNRECDADTAEQIVDSFKEVVVAPGYADDALEVLFEKDNLRILDVGELGERTERFTEKPLVGGRLVQERDLQSISADDLEVVTERAPSDEELETMVFAWQTLKHVKSNGILFADGTETVGIGMGQVSRVDAVRLAAMKAEEHAEGKDAEGAVMASDAFFPFPDGIEEAAEAGIEAVVQPGGSVNDEDVIEAADEHGIAMAFTGQRSFRHD; from the coding sequence ATGACGCGAATCGCCGGGATGGCCGGCAACCGAGGGCGCAACCTGTTGAACATCGCCGACCGCGAACCAGGCGGAGCCGAGTTCGCCGTCATCCTGACCAACGACGAGGATGCGCCGGTGCTCGATGCCGCCGCCGAGCGCGGGATTCCGACCGAAGTCGTCCCGCTTGCGGACGGGATGAGCCGGCGCGACCACGAGGCGGCGGTGCTCGAGGCGCTGTCGGATGACGAGTTCGACCTCGTCTGTCTGGACGGCTACATGCGGATCCTCTCCGATACGTTCCTCGACGAGGTGCCGACGACGCTGAACGTCCACCCCTCACTGCTGCCGTCGTTCCCCGGCATGGACGCCTGGGGCGACGCGCTCGAGGCCGGCGTCTCGCTGACGGGCTGTACGGTTCACGTGGTCACGGACGCGACCGACGAGGAAGGCGAGGTCGTCGAGGCGGCGGTCGACGCCGGTCCGATCGTCACACAGGAGCCGGTCCCCGTCTACGAGGGTGACGACGAAGACGTGTTGAAGGAGCGGGTCCTCTACGAGGGTGAGTTTCGGGCGTACCCGCGAGCCGTGAAGTGGTTCGCCGAGGGTGCGGTGGACGTCGATACGGAGGCCGGTGACGTTAGCGTCGATGGCGACGCGCCGAGCGCTCCGGATGCCGAGGGGCTTCCCGCGCGCCGACTCACCGCCAGCGATCGCGCTGACACCCTCCGCTACGGGGAGAATCCGCATCAGGACGCCGCGATCTACGCCGATTACACCTGCGACGAGGCCAGCGTCGTTCACGCCGACCAGTTGAACGAGGGTGCGAAGGCGCTGTCGTACAACAATTACAACGACGCCGACGGCGCGCTCAACCTCATCAAGGAGTTCGACGAACCCGCGGCCGCGGTCATCAAACACACGAACCCCGCGGGCTGTGCGACCGCCGATTCGCTGGCCGAGGCCTACGAGAAGGCCCTCTCGACGGACCCGATGAGCGCATTCGGCGGCATCGTCGCCCTGAACCGGGAGTGTGACGCCGACACCGCCGAGCAGATCGTCGACTCGTTCAAGGAGGTCGTCGTCGCGCCCGGCTACGCCGACGACGCGCTCGAGGTGCTTTTCGAGAAGGACAACCTCCGCATTCTCGACGTCGGCGAACTGGGGGAGCGCACGGAGCGATTCACCGAAAAGCCGCTCGTCGGCGGTCGGCTGGTACAGGAGCGCGACCTGCAGTCGATTTCGGCCGACGATCTCGAGGTCGTCACCGAGCGCGCGCCATCCGACGAGGAACTCGAGACGATGGTGTTCGCGTGGCAGACGCTCAAGCACGTCAAGTCGAACGGAATTCTCTTCGCGGACGGCACCGAAACCGTCGGCATCGGGATGGGACAGGTCTCCCGCGTCGACGCGGTCCGACTGGCCGCGATGAAAGCCGAGGAGCACGCCGAGGGCAAGGATGCCGAGGGTGCGGTCATGGCCTCGGACGCGTTCTTCCCGTTCCCGGACGGCATCGAGGAGGCCGCAGAGGCGGGCATCGAAGCGGTCGTCCAGCCCGGCGGCTCGGTCAACGACGAGGACGTGATCGAAGCTGCGGACGAACACGGCATCGCGATGGCGTTTACGGGGCAGCGGAGTTTCAGGCACGATTAG
- a CDS encoding metal-dependent hydrolase, giving the protein MHREGHLGIGLLLYSPISYLLLISDAQMGWGLGLAAVCFWGFAPDLDLKLPIKHRGPTHTIWAAIGTGLITAIVAIGFLILGVPDTQSISIFVAWIVLAFFIGALGVVGHLLGDAITPMMIRPLRPYSDKKCGLNLTKAKNETANQALLVTGAGFLTGSIFLSI; this is encoded by the coding sequence ATGCATCGTGAGGGTCATTTAGGGATCGGACTGCTTCTGTATTCGCCCATCTCCTATCTATTGTTAATTTCCGATGCTCAAATGGGGTGGGGGCTGGGGCTAGCTGCAGTCTGTTTCTGGGGCTTTGCGCCTGATCTTGACCTCAAATTACCAATTAAACATCGCGGGCCAACGCACACAATCTGGGCCGCTATCGGAACTGGATTGATTACTGCGATTGTGGCGATCGGATTCCTCATACTGGGTGTACCTGATACCCAATCAATATCCATATTTGTGGCATGGATAGTACTCGCGTTTTTTATTGGAGCGCTGGGAGTTGTCGGGCATCTATTGGGTGATGCGATTACTCCGATGATGATTAGACCGCTTCGACCCTATTCGGATAAGAAGTGTGGATTAAATCTCACAAAGGCAAAAAATGAAACTGCGAACCAAGCACTTCTGGTAACCGGTGCTGGGTTTCTGACAGGGTCGATATTCCTTTCTATATAG
- a CDS encoding glycerate kinase type-2 family protein → MIANRDRLASSEARDVALECIEAGIEAGHPRTVVRDAVALEGDTLRVADAAYDLREYDDVVVLGGGNAAANVAAAVETVLGDRIDGGVVVTDDPADTERVAVREGDHPVPSERGVEGTRAVLEAADAADEGTLVLAAITGGGSALMPAPAGDLSLADLQATTDALLASGADIHEINAVRKHLSALKGGHLAQRAAPATVVSLILSDVVGNDLSVIASGPLAPDDSTFEAARSVIDRYDIDAPEAVAARLERGAAGDVPETPGVDDPAFERVSNHVVADGMTALEAARDAATERGYDTLILSSRVRGEARNAATTHVAIAEEVRATETPVSPPAVLLSGGETTVTVRGDGDGGPNQEFATSAALALVGDSGVGDRDGTDGENGREITVAAVDTDGIDGATDAAGALVDERTVDDPDGARAALAENDVYPYLEARENLVLTGPTGTNLNDLRVLVVE, encoded by the coding sequence ATGATTGCGAATCGCGACCGACTCGCCTCGAGCGAGGCCCGAGACGTCGCCCTCGAGTGCATCGAGGCCGGCATCGAGGCGGGTCACCCCCGGACGGTCGTACGCGACGCTGTGGCGCTCGAGGGCGATACCCTCCGTGTCGCGGACGCGGCGTACGACCTCCGCGAATACGATGACGTCGTCGTCCTCGGCGGCGGCAACGCCGCGGCGAACGTCGCCGCAGCGGTAGAAACCGTGCTTGGTGACCGAATCGACGGGGGAGTGGTCGTCACGGACGATCCCGCCGATACGGAGCGCGTCGCGGTCCGCGAGGGCGACCACCCGGTACCGAGCGAACGCGGCGTCGAGGGGACGCGTGCGGTCCTCGAAGCGGCGGACGCGGCCGACGAGGGAACGCTCGTATTGGCGGCGATCACCGGCGGCGGGAGCGCGCTCATGCCCGCACCCGCGGGGGACCTCTCGCTGGCCGACCTGCAAGCGACCACCGACGCGTTGCTCGCGAGCGGGGCCGACATCCACGAAATAAACGCCGTTCGGAAACACCTCTCGGCACTGAAGGGGGGTCATCTGGCGCAGCGGGCCGCCCCCGCCACGGTCGTCTCGTTAATCTTGAGCGACGTCGTCGGAAACGATCTGAGCGTCATCGCGAGCGGTCCTTTGGCTCCCGACGATTCGACGTTCGAAGCGGCGCGTTCGGTCATCGATCGATACGATATCGACGCGCCCGAAGCCGTCGCTGCTCGTCTCGAGCGCGGTGCGGCCGGCGACGTTCCGGAGACGCCGGGCGTCGACGATCCCGCCTTCGAACGCGTCTCGAATCACGTCGTCGCCGACGGGATGACTGCACTCGAGGCCGCCCGCGACGCGGCGACCGAGCGCGGGTACGACACTCTGATCCTCTCCTCGCGCGTTCGCGGGGAGGCTCGCAACGCGGCCACGACCCACGTCGCGATCGCGGAAGAGGTCCGGGCGACGGAGACGCCGGTCTCGCCGCCGGCCGTGCTCCTCTCAGGCGGCGAGACGACGGTAACGGTTCGCGGTGACGGCGACGGCGGGCCGAACCAGGAGTTCGCCACGAGCGCGGCTCTCGCACTCGTTGGTGACAGCGGGGTCGGGGACAGAGACGGAACGGATGGGGAGAACGGACGTGAAATCACGGTCGCAGCGGTCGACACCGACGGCATCGACGGGGCCACCGATGCGGCCGGCGCGCTGGTCGACGAGCGGACCGTCGACGACCCCGACGGTGCGCGAGCGGCCCTCGCCGAAAACGACGTGTATCCGTACCTCGAGGCGCGCGAGAACCTCGTTCTGACCGGACCGACCGGGACGAACCTCAACGACCTGCGGGTGCTCGTCGTCGAGTAA
- a CDS encoding GntP family permease: MIDGFPLLLLLAAAVAFIIVATATLNLHAFLALLIAAYMTGLAAGLDPATVASLVTDGFGGILGYIGIVILAGTIIGTCLERSGAAIVIAETVLDYVGEKYTTEVMAITGSFVSIPVFCDSGFVILSGLNRSLAERSGLSLSTLGVALAGGLYITHVFVPPTPGPIAAAGIIGADIGLVMLAGIIVSAPIVFVASTWADRVASNYHIDPDPEMTIDEIKSEYGTLPSRAASFAPLLVPIVLIAIGSIAAYPEAENPELITGTLQRWLLFLGDPAVALLIGAFIAFAIVPDFESAVTDDWVSDGIKNAAVILAVTGAGGAFGEVLSSLPLESFITNTLGGLGIGLFAAFVVAAAMKTALGSSTVAILTTASLVAPLLGSLGLDTEFGKVFAVLAIGAGSMTVSHANDSYFWIITEFTDMETSTAYQAWTLATLVLGVTSILWIVVLRNVVGIAF, translated from the coding sequence ATGATAGACGGATTTCCATTACTGCTGTTGCTCGCCGCGGCGGTTGCGTTCATCATCGTCGCGACGGCAACACTGAACCTGCATGCATTTCTCGCGCTCCTGATTGCCGCCTACATGACCGGTCTCGCCGCAGGGCTCGATCCGGCCACCGTCGCTTCGCTCGTGACCGACGGGTTCGGTGGCATTCTCGGGTACATCGGCATCGTCATACTCGCCGGAACGATCATCGGTACCTGTCTCGAGCGCTCGGGTGCGGCGATCGTCATCGCGGAGACGGTCCTCGATTACGTCGGCGAGAAATACACGACGGAAGTCATGGCGATTACGGGGAGTTTCGTCAGTATCCCGGTGTTCTGTGACTCCGGGTTCGTCATCCTGTCCGGACTGAACCGATCGCTGGCCGAACGGTCCGGACTCTCGCTGTCCACGCTCGGCGTGGCGCTGGCGGGTGGCCTCTACATCACGCACGTCTTCGTCCCGCCGACGCCCGGTCCCATCGCTGCAGCCGGGATCATCGGCGCGGACATCGGACTGGTGATGCTCGCCGGTATCATCGTCAGTGCCCCGATCGTCTTCGTCGCCTCGACGTGGGCCGACAGAGTCGCGTCGAACTACCACATCGATCCAGACCCGGAGATGACGATCGACGAGATCAAATCCGAGTACGGCACGCTCCCGTCGCGCGCGGCATCGTTCGCGCCGTTGCTCGTTCCGATCGTGCTCATTGCCATCGGGTCGATCGCCGCCTACCCGGAAGCTGAGAATCCGGAGCTGATCACCGGCACACTCCAGCGCTGGTTACTGTTCCTCGGCGACCCCGCCGTCGCCTTGCTCATCGGTGCCTTCATCGCGTTCGCCATCGTGCCCGACTTCGAAAGCGCCGTCACCGACGACTGGGTCTCCGACGGGATCAAAAACGCCGCCGTCATCCTCGCCGTGACCGGTGCCGGAGGCGCGTTCGGCGAAGTCCTCTCCTCGCTTCCGCTCGAGAGTTTCATCACCAACACGCTGGGCGGCCTCGGAATCGGACTGTTCGCCGCGTTCGTCGTCGCTGCGGCCATGAAGACCGCACTCGGCTCCTCGACGGTTGCGATTCTGACGACCGCCAGCCTCGTCGCGCCGCTGCTCGGATCGCTCGGGCTCGACACGGAGTTCGGTAAGGTGTTCGCCGTCCTCGCGATCGGGGCCGGCAGTATGACCGTCAGCCACGCGAACGACTCCTACTTCTGGATTATCACGGAGTTCACCGATATGGAAACGTCGACGGCCTACCAGGCCTGGACGCTCGCGACGCTGGTCCTCGGCGTTACGAGTATCCTCTGGATCGTCGTCCTCCGGAACGTCGTGGGAATCGCCTTCTAA
- a CDS encoding amidohydrolase family protein: MLELEHGFRVVDVATRLPPTDGSRAPQKRTITADRLEREMHQAGITRSIVFPPSRPGTSYLAPNNGVARRSVDRPFVAFARINGTETPGRKATGRLRNAVSRREDHHTSPGDVEKFAYDDRFHGFVLDPAADDYPDDDVIAALEDVGLPVIVRGSVDAPPQTLAETLLGSSFPVIVGRFGGHPLNRSLMTDMIDLLDEYDDCYLETSFVRYREQLERALLEHPDRVFFGSGAPACHPNVAVMEILTLDVSEDLLRRAFSKNACRVIDPLAPEAEP; encoded by the coding sequence ATGCTGGAGTTGGAACACGGATTTCGCGTCGTCGACGTCGCGACGCGACTGCCGCCGACCGACGGCAGTAGGGCTCCCCAGAAACGAACGATTACGGCGGATCGGCTCGAGCGCGAGATGCATCAGGCAGGGATCACCAGGTCGATCGTTTTCCCGCCGTCACGGCCAGGTACGAGCTATCTTGCACCAAACAACGGCGTTGCCAGGCGAAGCGTCGATCGGCCCTTCGTCGCCTTCGCCCGGATCAACGGAACCGAGACACCGGGCCGAAAGGCGACGGGACGCCTCCGCAACGCCGTAAGCCGGCGCGAGGACCATCACACTTCACCCGGTGACGTCGAGAAGTTCGCGTACGACGACCGCTTTCACGGCTTCGTTCTCGACCCAGCCGCTGACGACTATCCCGACGACGACGTCATCGCAGCTCTCGAGGACGTCGGTCTCCCGGTGATCGTTCGCGGGAGCGTCGATGCGCCCCCCCAGACGCTGGCTGAAACGTTACTCGGCAGCTCGTTCCCCGTCATCGTCGGTCGGTTCGGCGGTCATCCGCTGAACCGGTCGTTGATGACCGATATGATCGACCTCCTCGACGAGTACGACGACTGTTACCTCGAGACGAGTTTCGTCCGCTACCGTGAACAACTCGAGCGGGCCCTGCTCGAACACCCCGACCGCGTATTCTTCGGGAGCGGCGCACCCGCCTGCCACCCGAACGTCGCGGTCATGGAGATACTTACCCTCGACGTCTCGGAGGATCTCCTCCGACGCGCATTTTCGAAAAACGCCTGTCGTGTGATCGATCCGCTCGCGCCGGAGGCTGAACCCTAA
- the thsA gene encoding thermosome subunit alpha, giving the protein MFILSEDSQRTQGRDAQSSNIMAGKAVAESVRTTLGPRGMDKMLVDSGGDVVITNDGATILNKMDIEHPAAQMIVEVADSQEEEVGDGTTTAAVLAGNLLGEAEDLIEQDVHATTIVEGYHEAAEIALEAIAEQVDEADVDDEILQQVAESSMTGKGTGGLTATSLAETVVEAIRHVETDSGVARDNVTVHTQIGASSNATELVPGIIVDEEPVHDAMPAEVKDASIAILDVELDVRTGDVDAEYAIDSIDQLNAAIDAEEGELKGYAETVADSGADVVFTTEDVADRVATALANEGILVFEGLGDSDAREVASATGARRVGALEDLEDEDLGSADRIHTETFGDDDLAFVEGGAAAETVTVFVRGGTEHVVDELERAIEDALDVVATALESGEVVPGAGATEIAIADKIRQEAAGIEGRKQLAVTSFADAIDVVPRTLAANTGQDPIDALVDLRAAHESEGRAGLITSGDEVSIDDPFDNGVVDPADVKREAIESATEAATMIARIDDVIAAE; this is encoded by the coding sequence ATGTTCATATTGAGCGAGGATAGTCAGCGAACGCAGGGACGCGACGCCCAATCGTCGAACATCATGGCCGGCAAGGCCGTGGCAGAGTCGGTACGTACGACGCTTGGCCCCCGCGGAATGGACAAGATGCTCGTCGACTCCGGCGGGGATGTCGTCATCACGAACGACGGCGCGACCATCCTCAACAAGATGGACATCGAGCACCCCGCTGCCCAGATGATCGTCGAAGTCGCCGACTCCCAGGAAGAGGAAGTCGGCGACGGGACGACGACGGCAGCAGTTCTCGCCGGCAACCTGCTGGGCGAGGCCGAAGACCTCATCGAGCAGGACGTCCACGCGACGACGATCGTCGAAGGCTACCACGAAGCCGCCGAAATCGCCCTCGAGGCGATCGCCGAGCAGGTAGACGAGGCCGACGTCGACGACGAAATCCTGCAGCAAGTCGCCGAGTCGAGTATGACTGGCAAGGGGACTGGCGGTCTCACGGCCACGTCGCTGGCTGAAACGGTCGTCGAAGCCATTCGTCACGTCGAAACAGACAGCGGTGTCGCACGCGACAACGTCACAGTCCACACGCAGATCGGAGCATCCTCGAACGCGACCGAACTCGTCCCTGGAATCATCGTCGACGAAGAACCCGTCCACGACGCGATGCCCGCGGAAGTTAAGGACGCGTCGATCGCGATTCTGGACGTCGAACTCGATGTCCGTACTGGCGACGTCGACGCGGAGTATGCCATCGACTCGATCGATCAACTCAACGCCGCCATCGACGCCGAAGAAGGCGAACTGAAGGGGTACGCCGAAACTGTCGCCGACAGCGGGGCAGACGTCGTCTTCACCACCGAGGACGTCGCCGACCGCGTCGCTACCGCCCTCGCCAACGAGGGAATCCTCGTCTTCGAGGGTCTCGGCGATAGCGACGCCCGAGAAGTCGCGTCCGCGACCGGCGCCCGCCGCGTTGGCGCGCTCGAGGACCTCGAGGACGAGGACCTCGGCTCGGCCGATCGGATCCACACCGAGACGTTCGGTGACGACGACCTGGCGTTCGTCGAGGGTGGCGCGGCCGCCGAAACCGTCACCGTTTTCGTTCGCGGCGGCACCGAACACGTCGTCGACGAACTCGAGCGCGCCATCGAGGACGCACTGGACGTCGTCGCGACGGCGCTCGAGTCGGGCGAGGTCGTCCCCGGTGCGGGCGCAACGGAGATAGCGATCGCGGACAAGATCCGTCAGGAAGCAGCCGGCATCGAGGGCCGCAAGCAACTCGCTGTAACCTCCTTTGCCGACGCGATCGACGTCGTTCCCCGCACGCTCGCGGCGAACACCGGCCAGGACCCCATCGATGCACTCGTGGACCTTCGTGCCGCCCACGAGTCAGAGGGTCGGGCGGGTCTGATCACGAGCGGTGACGAGGTTTCGATCGACGATCCGTTCGATAACGGCGTCGTCGATCCCGCCGACGTCAAGCGCGAAGCCATCGAGAGCGCGACCGAGGCCGCGACGATGATCGCTCGCATCGACGACGTCATCGCCGCCGAGTAA
- a CDS encoding HalOD1 output domain-containing protein — translation MAGTDPRETLTPIGTATDRTIYYDEDRGTYHTWCDDDAYEPVSTALLMTVSSVLGVEPDDLEALSECIEPDALNALFVHWRGDEPRVGDGSISFTFSKCAVTVRSDGEVVIDPTRRATSVGDA, via the coding sequence ATGGCCGGCACCGATCCGCGAGAGACCCTGACGCCCATCGGTACCGCGACCGATCGAACGATCTACTACGACGAAGACCGAGGGACCTACCATACGTGGTGCGATGACGATGCGTACGAACCGGTAAGTACGGCCCTGCTGATGACCGTCTCGTCGGTTCTCGGTGTCGAACCCGACGATCTCGAGGCGCTTTCGGAGTGCATCGAGCCGGACGCGTTGAACGCGCTCTTCGTCCACTGGCGGGGCGACGAGCCACGCGTTGGGGACGGATCGATTTCGTTTACGTTCTCGAAATGTGCGGTGACCGTCAGGTCAGACGGCGAAGTCGTAATCGATCCGACGCGCCGAGCCACGTCGGTGGGAGATGCGTAA
- a CDS encoding SAM hydrolase/SAM-dependent halogenase family protein — MITLASDFGTPYPAAMKGVLLHRTDARLVDVAHDFPRQDVRAAAFWLREVLPYFPPATHLVVVDPGVGTDRDALVLRAGDHALVGPDNGVLLPAARRLAGGNEDRLEAYAVDERAVDSVAPTTAARSGHDSKERRPPKSNTFHGRDVFAPVAAAVHDVDVTMLSSLEYLAPTGVDADLELPSPSIEDGRATGEVLVVDGFGNVITNVPGDFLAGCDRIAANGDVVPVGETFADVPIGERLATVGSHGSIELDVNQGRGDEAFGLETGERVILETGERVILETGERVVLESAERAEE, encoded by the coding sequence ATGATTACACTTGCGTCGGACTTCGGCACGCCGTATCCGGCGGCGATGAAGGGGGTGTTGTTGCACCGAACTGACGCCAGGCTGGTCGACGTGGCCCACGACTTCCCCAGGCAGGACGTCCGCGCGGCCGCATTCTGGCTTCGGGAAGTCCTCCCCTACTTTCCGCCCGCAACTCATCTCGTCGTCGTCGATCCGGGCGTCGGAACCGATCGGGACGCACTCGTTCTCCGTGCGGGCGATCATGCACTTGTCGGACCGGACAACGGCGTCTTGCTGCCCGCCGCGCGACGACTCGCCGGCGGCAACGAGGACCGACTCGAGGCGTACGCCGTCGACGAGCGAGCAGTCGATTCGGTCGCCCCGACGACGGCCGCGAGATCCGGCCACGACTCGAAGGAGCGACGCCCCCCGAAGAGCAATACCTTTCACGGACGGGACGTCTTCGCGCCGGTCGCCGCCGCAGTCCACGATGTCGACGTCACGATGCTCTCTTCGCTCGAGTATCTCGCACCGACCGGGGTAGACGCCGATCTCGAGCTCCCGTCGCCGTCGATCGAGGACGGGCGAGCGACCGGTGAGGTGCTGGTCGTCGACGGGTTCGGCAACGTTATCACGAACGTTCCGGGCGACTTCCTCGCGGGTTGCGACCGGATCGCTGCGAACGGCGACGTCGTTCCAGTCGGCGAGACGTTCGCCGACGTCCCAATTGGAGAGCGTCTCGCAACCGTCGGGAGCCACGGCTCGATCGAACTCGACGTCAATCAGGGACGCGGCGACGAGGCATTCGGTCTCGAGACCGGTGAGCGAGTCATCCTCGAGACCGGTGAGCGAGTCATCCTCGAGACCGGTGAGCGAGTCGTCCTCGAGTCGGCAGAGCGAGCCGAGGAGTGA
- a CDS encoding nicotinamide-nucleotide adenylyltransferase, with product MTRGFYIGRFQPFHNGHLNMVEQIAEDVDELVLGIGSADDSHTGRNPFTAGERIMMLTKSLVDYDLVTYAVPIEDLERNSVWVSHIQSMSPDFDVAYSNNPLVVQLFREAGIEIRQSPMFNRDVLEGTEVRERMINDGDWESLVPEAVVEVVEEMNGIERIQMVSDTDSNGS from the coding sequence ATGACTCGGGGGTTTTACATCGGCCGTTTTCAGCCCTTTCACAACGGCCACCTGAATATGGTCGAACAGATCGCCGAGGACGTCGACGAACTCGTCCTCGGTATCGGGAGCGCCGACGACTCACACACCGGTCGAAATCCGTTTACCGCGGGCGAGCGGATCATGATGCTCACGAAGTCGCTCGTCGACTACGACCTCGTGACCTACGCCGTTCCTATCGAGGACTTAGAGCGAAACTCGGTGTGGGTAAGCCACATCCAGAGCATGAGTCCCGATTTCGACGTCGCCTACTCGAACAATCCGCTGGTCGTCCAGCTCTTCCGGGAAGCCGGCATCGAAATCCGCCAGTCACCGATGTTCAACCGGGACGTCCTCGAGGGAACCGAGGTTCGCGAGCGGATGATCAACGACGGCGACTGGGAGTCGCTCGTACCCGAAGCGGTCGTCGAGGTCGTCGAGGAGATGAACGGCATCGAACGCATTCAGATGGTCAGCGACACGGATTCGAACGGTAGCTGA